One window from the genome of Bradyrhizobium xenonodulans encodes:
- a CDS encoding cbb3-type cytochrome c oxidase subunit I — protein sequence MVDIPYEGIAGIPPAEVPEVELYHPRSWWTRYVFSQDAKVIAIQYSLTASAIGLVALVLSWLMRLQLGFPGTFSFIDANQYLQFITMHGMIMVIYLLTALFLGGFGNYLIPLMVGARDMVFPYVNMLSYWVYLLAVLVLASTFFVPGGPTGAGWTLYPPQAILSGTPGQDWGIILMMSSLILFIIGFTMGGLNYVVTVLQARTRGMTLMRLPLTVWGIFTATVMALLAFPALFVASVMLLLDRLLGTSFFMPSLVEMGQLSKYGGGSPLLFQHLFWFFGHPEVYIVALPAFGIVSDLISTHARKNIFGYRMMVWAIVAIGALSFIVWAHHMYVSGMFPQFGYFFATTTLIIAIPTAIKVYNWVLTLWRGDIHLRVPMLFALGFIITFVNGGLTGLFLGNVVVDVPLSDTMFVVAHFHMVMGVAPIMVVLGAIYHWYPKVTGRMLNDVLGKFHFWVTFLGAYLIFFPMHYLGLLGVPRRYFELGDAAFIPSSAHSLNAFISVVALTVGFSQMVFLFNLAWSLFKGEASGGNPWRATTLEWQTPETPPGHGNWGKELPVVYRWAYDYSVPGAAEDFIPQNQPPRATQLVQGAAS from the coding sequence ATGGTCGATATTCCATATGAAGGGATCGCAGGCATCCCGCCTGCCGAAGTACCTGAAGTCGAACTCTATCATCCAAGGAGTTGGTGGACACGGTATGTCTTCTCGCAGGACGCCAAGGTGATCGCCATTCAGTATTCGCTGACGGCCTCGGCCATCGGGCTGGTGGCCCTGGTGCTGTCGTGGCTGATGCGACTGCAACTGGGATTCCCCGGCACCTTCTCCTTCATCGATGCCAACCAGTACCTCCAGTTCATCACCATGCACGGCATGATCATGGTGATCTATCTGCTCACCGCGTTGTTCCTGGGCGGCTTCGGCAACTACCTGATCCCGCTGATGGTCGGCGCCCGGGACATGGTCTTCCCCTATGTGAACATGCTGAGCTACTGGGTCTACCTGCTCGCAGTCCTCGTGCTGGCCTCGACATTCTTCGTGCCCGGCGGCCCCACCGGCGCCGGCTGGACGCTATACCCGCCGCAAGCCATCCTCTCCGGAACGCCCGGACAGGATTGGGGCATCATTCTCATGATGTCGTCCCTGATCCTGTTCATCATCGGCTTCACCATGGGCGGACTGAATTACGTGGTCACGGTGCTGCAAGCGCGCACCCGCGGCATGACGTTGATGCGCCTGCCCCTGACGGTGTGGGGCATTTTCACGGCGACCGTCATGGCGCTGCTGGCATTCCCTGCACTCTTCGTCGCCTCGGTCATGCTGCTGCTCGACCGTCTCCTGGGAACCAGCTTCTTCATGCCCTCCCTCGTCGAGATGGGCCAGCTGTCGAAATATGGCGGCGGCAGCCCGCTGCTCTTCCAGCACCTGTTCTGGTTCTTCGGCCACCCCGAGGTCTACATCGTCGCCCTGCCCGCCTTCGGCATCGTCTCCGATCTGATCAGCACGCATGCACGCAAGAACATCTTTGGTTACCGCATGATGGTCTGGGCAATCGTGGCCATCGGCGCGCTCAGCTTCATCGTATGGGCACACCACATGTATGTGAGCGGCATGTTCCCGCAGTTCGGGTACTTCTTCGCCACCACGACGCTCATCATCGCCATCCCCACCGCGATCAAGGTCTACAACTGGGTGCTGACCCTGTGGCGCGGCGACATTCATCTCAGGGTGCCGATGCTGTTCGCCCTCGGGTTCATCATCACCTTCGTGAATGGCGGCCTCACCGGCCTCTTCCTCGGCAACGTCGTCGTGGACGTGCCCCTCTCGGATACCATGTTCGTGGTCGCGCATTTCCACATGGTGATGGGCGTGGCGCCGATCATGGTCGTGCTCGGCGCGATCTATCATTGGTACCCCAAGGTCACGGGGCGGATGCTGAACGACGTCCTGGGCAAGTTTCACTTCTGGGTCACCTTCCTCGGCGCCTACCTGATCTTCTTCCCCATGCACTATCTTGGACTGCTCGGGGTTCCGCGCCGGTATTTCGAACTCGGCGACGCGGCGTTCATCCCGTCCTCGGCCCATTCACTGAATGCGTTCATCTCCGTGGTGGCCTTGACCGTCGGCTTCAGCCAGATGGTGTTCCTGTTCAATCTTGCCTGGAGTCTGTTCAAGGGTGAGGCCTCAGGCGGCAATCCGTGGCGGGCGACAACGCTGGAGTGGCAGACGCCGGAGACGCCCCCGGGGCACGGCAACTGGGGCAAGGAGCTTCCGGTCGTGTACCGCTGGGCTTATGACTACAGTGTGCCCGGCGCCGCGGAGGACTTCATTCCGCAGAACCAGCCACCACGCGCGACGCAGCTCGTTCAGGGGGCTGCTTCGTGA
- a CDS encoding cytochrome c oxidase subunit II, which translates to MAVALILLLVAIGSVLFHLYSPWWWTPIATNWAYIDHTINITFWITGFVFVAVIAFMAYCVFRFHHKEGRRADYNPENKRLEWWLSVGTGVGVAAMLAPGLVVWHQFVTVPADATEVEVMGQQWQWSFRLPGKDGRLGTSDVRNIASDNPMGLNRDDPHAQDDVVIENGDLHLQMGKPVKVLLRSVDVLHDFYVPEFRAKMDMVPGMVTYFWITPIRTGTFDVLCAELCGAAHYQMRAKVIVDEEREYHAWLEQQKTFAELSPAKAVVKATYQSGGK; encoded by the coding sequence ATGGCTGTCGCACTGATACTGCTTCTGGTCGCGATCGGCTCGGTGCTGTTTCACCTCTACAGCCCGTGGTGGTGGACGCCGATCGCCACGAACTGGGCCTATATCGATCACACCATCAACATCACGTTCTGGATCACGGGCTTTGTTTTCGTCGCGGTCATCGCCTTCATGGCCTATTGCGTCTTCCGCTTTCACCACAAAGAGGGAAGACGGGCTGACTACAATCCGGAAAACAAAAGACTCGAATGGTGGCTGAGCGTCGGGACCGGCGTCGGCGTCGCGGCCATGTTGGCGCCTGGCCTCGTGGTCTGGCACCAGTTCGTGACGGTGCCTGCGGATGCCACCGAGGTCGAGGTCATGGGCCAGCAATGGCAATGGAGCTTCCGCCTTCCGGGCAAGGATGGACGGCTGGGCACATCCGATGTCCGCAACATCGCTTCCGACAATCCGATGGGACTCAATCGTGACGACCCGCACGCGCAGGACGACGTCGTGATCGAGAACGGCGACCTGCACCTTCAAATGGGAAAGCCGGTCAAGGTTCTCCTCCGCTCGGTTGATGTCCTGCACGATTTCTACGTGCCCGAATTCCGCGCCAAGATGGACATGGTCCCGGGCATGGTGACCTATTTCTGGATCACGCCGATCCGAACCGGAACGTTCGACGTTCTATGTGCGGAGCTTTGTGGCGCTGCTCATTATCAGATGCGGGCCAAGGTCATCGTCGACGAAGAGCGTGAATATCACGCTTGGCTGGAGCAACAAAAGACGTTTGCCGAATTGTCGCCGGCAAAAGCTGTCGTGAAGGCGACGTACCAATCCGGTGGCAAGTAG